From Asterias amurensis chromosome 3, ASM3211899v1, a single genomic window includes:
- the LOC139935247 gene encoding N(6)-adenosine-methyltransferase subunit METTL3-like gives MSDTWSDIQAVKRRQENLRERLQRRKKERMGLIPPTSGANDGSSAAVGSAATTSESSPNPATSFQSASSTSRSDTNSPLTVNPTAVEHKLDPRTEKKLLERLCDHSLSLPVDSDSLRSTLTKILDFDVSQASVESLLQKFIAQELIAVREGSTADGQTCLVVVSVEYGKISAMTGELSERDRGISPALPLNRKRKRERSPGPKKQEDVPVTTKTPASKEKQLQKQDEQEAPKPEEDNLQSLLSATSFKEQENKEMGQELFELLSIPTAKEQSLVEKFKSQGGTVQEFCAHGTRAECIKEMGPMHTCYKLHFRRLIHKHTDESLGDCSFLNTCFHMDTCKYVHYEIEYPSKPDDGGQILGARRGVRSDSNVTMLPAQWIQCDIRNLDKTILGKFAVIMADPPWDIHMELPYGTMQDDEMRHLDVPGMQDEGYIFLWVTGRAMELGRECLSLWGYERTEELIWVKTNQLQRLIRTGRTGHWLNHGKEHCLVGRKGDPKGFNKGLDCDVIVAEVRQTSHKPDEIYGLIERLSPGTRKIELFGRAHNVQPNWMTLGNQLDGVHLVEPDLITRFKEVYPDMNAMKPPQKKTPSGT, from the exons ATGTCGGATACATGGAGCGACATTCAGGCCGTCAAGCGACGCCAGGAGAATTTGAGGGAACGATTACAGAGAAGGAAGAAAGAACGGATGGGGCTGATACCGCCGACGAGCGGCGCAAATGACGGGAGCAGTGCTGCAGTTGGGTCGGCTGCAACAACTTCAG AATCTTCTCCAAATCCAGCGACTTCTTTTCAGTCAGCAAGTTCAACATCAAGAAGTGATACCAACAGTCCACTGACGGTTAATCCAACAGCGGTTGAGCACAAATTGGATCCACGCACTGAGAAGAAACTCCTTGAAAGGCTGTGTGATCACTCACTGTCACTCCCTGTGGACTCTGACAGCTTGCGTTCGACCCTCACCAAG ATTTTAGACTTTGATGTTTCCCAGGCCAGTGTTGAAAGTTTACTACAGAAATTCATTGCCCAAGAGCTTATTGC TGTGAGAGAGGGCAGCACAGCAGATGGCCAGACATGCTTAGTGGTTGTGTCCGTAGAATATGGCAAG ATTTCAGCCATGACGGGTGAGTTGAGTGAGAGAGATCGAGGGATCAGTCCAGCTTTACCACTCAACAGAAAGAGGAAGAGGGAAag GTCTCCAGGACCTAAGAAGCAGGAGGATGTTCCAGTCACGACCAAGACGCCAGCCTCGAAGGAGAAACAGCTTCAGAAGCAAGACGAGCAAGAAGCCCCAAAGCCAGAGGAAGATAACTTGCAAAGTTTGCTTTCAGCGACGTCCTTCAAAGAACAGGAG AATAAAGAGATGGGGCAGGAGTTATTTGAGCTTCTGAGTATACCGACAGCCAAGGAACAATCACTGGTTGAGAAATTCAAGTCGCAAGGAG GTACTGTGCAAGAATTCTGCGCCCACGGCACAAGAGCAGAATGCATTAAAGAAATGGGCCCAATGCATACATGCTACAAG CTACATTTCAGGCGGCTCATACACAAGCATACAGATG AATCTCTTGGTGATTGCTCTTTCCTCAACACATGTTTCCACATGGACACCTGCAAG TATGTCCACTATGAAATCGAGTATCCATCTAAGCCAGATGATGGTGGCCAGATTCTGGGAGCGAGAAGGGGTGTCCGCAGTGATAGCAACGTCACTATGCTTCCTGCTCAG TGGATACAGTGCGACATACGCAACCTAGACAAGACCATCTTGGGAAAGTTTGCGGTAATCATGGCCGACCCGCCTTGGGACATCCACATGGAGTTACCGTACGGCACCATGCAGGATGATGAGATGAGACACCTTGATGTTCCTGGCATGCAAGATGAGGGCTACATCTTCCTATGGGTCACTGGAAG GGCGATGGAGCTCGGTCGTGAGTGTTTGAGTCTTTGGGGTTATGAGAGAACAGAGGAACTGATCTGGGTCAAGACGAATCAGCTGCAACGATTGATACGCACTGGACGGACAGGTCATTGGCTCAACCATGGAAAGGAACACTGTCTG GTTGGTAGGAAAGGTGACCCAAAGGGTTTCAACAAAGGTCTGGATTGTGATGTCATCGTAGCAGAGGTCAGACAAACCAGTCACAAACCTGACGAGATTTATGGGTTGATCGAGAGGTTGTCGCCCGGAACCCGTAAGATTGAACTCTTTGGACGCGCTCATAATGTCCAACCAAATTG GATGACGTTGGGCAACCAGTTGGATGGGGTTCATCTAGTAGAGCCAGATCTAATCACACGCTTCAAAGAAGTCTACCCAGACATGAACGCTATGAAACcgccacaaaaaaaaacgcCCTCTGGAACTTAG